Proteins encoded together in one Anguilla anguilla isolate fAngAng1 chromosome 9, fAngAng1.pri, whole genome shotgun sequence window:
- the mmp30 gene encoding matrix metallopeptidase 30, which translates to MAGAMDHCVVFTLITAVVFSLCQTAPSSSQDVTVEDQEKAKHYLSQFFPVVGSSGSKGRGIGPTNFTERLQSMQEFFGLEVTGKLDSNTLELMSKPRCGVSDVSRYQHFSGSPKWEKSKVTYRITQYTRHLNQKEVDATISQAFKLYSDVIPLDFQQINSGTADIMILFKGGYHGDSSPFDGPSGVLAHAMSPGQGVGGDTHFDDDEKWTLTQRGINLLLVAAHEFGHALGLDHSRDRTALMYPNYKYVDTRGYKLPRDDRLGVQALYGVRTPKPKPEPTPNLKPEPTPGPKPKPTPEPKPGPKPEQCDPDLVFDAATSIMDALYFFKDGYYWKRNSYYEDISLNTVKSTWPPISSVDAAYEYRRKNVAFLFSGGQYWGVRGETILPSYPKPISKFGFPSSVTKIDSALHVPWSGRTLFFVQNKYWSFNERRGRMDRGYPRYIAKDFRGIGSKVDAAFEFYGFLYLSEGAKQSAYNYRFRRLEPGYLNNEWLDCNNQADYQYS; encoded by the exons ATGGCTGGAGCAATGGACCATTGTGTAGTTTTCACACTGATCACTGCAGTGGTGTTCAGTCTTTGTCAAACTGCCCCATCTTCAAGTCAGGATGTCACCGTTGAGGATCAAGAAAAAGCAAAG CACTACCTGTCCCAGTTCTTTCCAGTTGTTGGATCCAGCGGTTCAAAAGGCAGAGGAATAGGACCGACCAACTTTACGGAGAGGCTTCAATCAATGCAGGAATTCTTTGGCCTGGAGGTGACTGGGAAACTGGACTCCAACACTCTGGAGTTGATGAGCAAGCCGCGCTGTGGGGTCTCTGACGTCAGCAGATACCAACACTTTTCGGGAAGCCCTAAATGGGAGAAGAGCAAGGTTACATATAG AATAACCCAGTACACACGACACCTGAACCAGAAGGAGGTGGATGCCACCATCTCCCAGGCATTCAAGCTGTACAGTGATGTAATTCCTTTGGACTTCCAGCAAATCAACAGTGGCACAGCAGACATCATGATCCTGTTTAAAGGAGGAT ATCATGGCGACTCCTCTCCCTTCGATGGTCCCAGTGGAGTTCTGGCCCATGCCATGTCTCCTGGGCAGGGTGTAGGTGGAGACACACACTTTGACGATGATGAGAAATGGACCCTGACCCAGAGAG GAATTAATCTGCTGTTGGTGGCTGCCCATGAGTTTGGCCATGCTCTAGGTCTGGACCATTCAAGAGACCGCACTGCTCTGATGTACCCCAACTATAAATATGTGGACACAAGAGGGTACAAGCTACCACGAGATGACAGACTGGGAGTCCAAGCTTTATATG GTGTTCGGACTCCCAAACCTAAGCCGGAGCCCACACCAAATCTTAAACCAGAGCCCACGCCGGGGCCTAAACCAAAGCCCACGCCGGAGCCTAAACCAGGGCCCAAACCAGAACAGTGTGACCCAGACCTGGTTTTTGATGCTGCTACCAGCATTATGGATGCACTTTACTTCTTCAAAGATGG GTACTACTGGAAGAGAAATAGCTACTATGAAGACATCAGTTTGAACACTGTGAAGTCCACTTGGCCTCCTATTTCTTCTGTGGATGCTGCATATGAATACAGAAGGAAAAATGTAGCCTTTCTTTTCAGTG GTGGCCAGTACTGGGGAGTCAGAGGGGAAACCATTCTCCCTAGCTATCCCAAGCCCATTTCTAAATTTGGCTTCCCCTCATCGGTGACTAAAATAGACTCAGCACTCCACGTGCCATGGTCGGGAAGAACCCTCttttttgttcaaaacaaaTACTGGAG CTTTAATGAAAGGAGAGGCAGAATGGACCGTGGATATCCCAGATACATCGCTAAGGATTTCCGTGGAATTGGTTCAAAGGTGGATGCTGCCTTTGAGTTCTATG GATTCTTATATTTGTCTGAGGGGGCCAAGCAGAGTGCGTACAACTATCGCTTTAGGAGGCTGGAGCCTGGTTATTTGAACAATGAATGGTTAGACTGCAACAATCAGGCTGATTATCAGTACTCTTAA